A single region of the Lycium barbarum isolate Lr01 chromosome 2, ASM1917538v2, whole genome shotgun sequence genome encodes:
- the LOC132627449 gene encoding uncharacterized protein LOC132627449 isoform X3 — protein MEKEDAITEAAVNDTATEKEANKPILSNESVKNKVTEPQEENTVNDRIDEQEKKISADNSILHSSNAVKSQVDTNNELEKENSLGENTSSSSLANKNEIDKSDLDQVISPGEVKSLNSEKKVDCVKVDLKSLRETKKSLEEVVYEEEAEPVFDGTEEPLMVVNRSLSARPVHRDSEAQGSVWPDKAVALTNFVRSKSTVAVSTVLRRLSGKSDDGQDVTAEEDKKNAVASQERETQAVSQKTAEWPGWNPLSLIGILRDDTGNRTEEKEVSAEAVLPIAMKGRIILYTRLGCQESRKVRRFLHWKRLGYVEVNIDVYPSRKMELEKIAGDSDVPRVFFNEVLIGGWSDLKSLDESGKLSEKIEYVVDEAPSFEAPLPPLSGEDDLSSSGSIDELAVIVKKMKQSIVLKDRFYKLRRFTNCFLGSEAVDFLSEDQYLEREEAVEFGRKLASNLFLQHVLDENVFEDGNHLYRFLDDDPVVSQCQNIPRGLTEVKPKPIIEISSRLRFLSHAIFEAYASEDGRHVDYRSIHGSEEFARYLRITEELQRVNLKDMPREEKLSFFVNLYNMMAIHAILVWGHPSGPMERRKLFGEFKYVIGGCTYSLSAIQNGILRSNQRPPYNLIKPFGVKDKRLKEFVFYISLLVCSRSDNILTLDFAPAPLNSCAPEELALIKSPFVSLTWLVYCVS, from the exons ATGGAAAAAGAAGATGCTATTACAGAGGCTGCAGTCAATGATACTGCTACTGAAAAGGAAGCAAACAAACCCATCCTTAGCAATGAATCTGTAAAAAATAAAGTTACTGAACCGCAGGAGGAAAATACGGTGAATGATCGAATAGATGAACAGGAAAAGAAAATATCTGCAGATAATTCTATTTTACATTCCAGTAATGCTGTGAAGAGTCAGGTTGATACAAATAATGAACTGGAAAAGGAGAATTCTTTAGGTGAAAACACGTCAAGCTCTTCACTTGCTAATAAAAATGAGATTGATAAATCCGACTTAGATCAAGTTATCTCCCCAGGGGAAGTAAAATCGTTGAACAGTGAAAAGAAGGTTGATTGTGTGAAAGTGGACTTAAAAAGTCTCCGCGAAACTAAGAAGAGTCTTGAAGAAGTTGTTTATGAGGAGGAAGCAGAACCCGTATTTGATGGAACAGAAGAACCTTTGATGGTTGTTAATAGGAGTTTGTCAGCCCGTCCTGTACATCGTGACTCAGAGGCACAGGGATCTGTTTGGCCTGATAAGGCAGTGGCTCTTACAAACTTTGTTAGATCGAAGAGTACAGTTGCAGTGAGTACTGTTCTACGTCGCCTTTCTGGTAAAAGTGATGATGGGCAAGATGTTACTGctgaagaagataagaagaatgCTGTTGCATCACAAGAACGTGAAACGCAAGCTGTGTCTCAGAAAACTGCAGAATGGCCTGGGTGGAATCCCCTCAGCTTAATTGGGATTTTACGTGATGATACCGGAAATAGAACCGAGGAGAAGGAGGTCTCAGCAGAAGCAGTTTTACCAATAGCCATGAAGGGAAGGATTATATTGTATACAAGGTTGGGATGCCAGGAAAGTAGAAAGGTAAGGCGTTTTCTACACTGGAAAAGACTCGGATATGTTGAAGTGAACATTGATGTGTATCCTAGTAGAAAGATGGAACTGGAGAAAATTGCTGGTGATTCTGATGTTCCTCGAGTATTCTTTAATGAAGTTCTAATTGGTGGATGGAGTGATCTAAAGAGCTTGGATGAGTCTGGAAAGCTCTCGGAGAAGATTGAATATGTAGTTGATGAAGCTCCATCATTTGAAGCTCCTCTACCACCTCTTTCTGGTGAAGATGATTTGTCTAGTAGTGGGTCTATCGATGAGCTAGCTGTTATTGTTAAAAAAATGAAACAGTCTATTGTTTTAAAAGACCGGTTTTATAAGCTGCGCAGATTCACCAACTGTTTCCTGGGATCAGAAGCTGTGGATTTCCTGTCAGAAGATCAGTACTTGGAAAGAGAAGAG GCTGTTGAATTTGGTAGGAAGCTCGCAAGCAATCTTTTCCTCCAACATGTACTTGA TGAAAATGTGTTTGAAGACGGCAACCATTTGTATCGTTTCCTTGATGATGATCCTGTTGTATCTCAGTGTCAGAACATACCGAGGGGTTTAACAGAAGTGAAGCCCAAACCCATTATAGAAATTTCATCTAGATTGAGATTTTTGTCTCATGCAATCTTTGAAGCTTATGCATCAGAAGATGGAAGGCATGTTGATTATAGAAGTATCCATGGCAGCGAGGAATTTGCAAG GTACTTGAGAATAACTGAGGAGCTTCAAAGAGTGAACTTGAAAGACATGCCCAGGGAGGAGAAGCTTTCCTTTTTTGTTAATCTCTACAACATGATGGCCATTCACGCAATATTGGTTTGGGGACATCCATCTGGACCAATGGAGAGGAGAAAATTGTTTGGAGAGTTCAAATATGTAATTGGTGGGTGCACATATTCACTATCAGCTATCCAGAATGGAATCTTAAGGAGCAATCAGAGACCACCATACAATCTAATCAAGCCGTTTGGAGTTAAAGACAAGCGTCTTAAG GAGTTTGTATTTTACATCAGTCTGTTGGTCTGCTCTCGAAGCGACAACATATTAACTTTAGATTTTGCACCAGCACCACTAAATAGTTGCGCACCTGAAGAGCTAGCTCTGATTAAGTCTCCATTTGTTTCTTTAACCTGGTTGG TATATTGTGTATCCTAG
- the LOC132627448 gene encoding tRNA (carboxymethyluridine(34)-5-O)-methyltransferase has translation MLFGVGTARSFCFKRIYTDSTLIVGYIFSRRSFSSMKEVGIESASSFPTSQSVGEAPVLRHVSVRSKCSSNVQSTPEIEKKYVHGVYDAIAPHFSSTRFAKWPKVSAFLSSLSPGSLILDAGCGNGKYLGLNPDCFFIGCDISAALINICTDRGHEVLVADAVNLPYRTGYGDAAISIAVLHHLSTENRRRKAVEELVRVVKKGGSVLITVWAREQEDRSLIEKWTPLNQRYVEEWIGPGSPRVRNPSSPRILESIPEAEENGAGERLKGLRAKSSKVKLAEDMQSISLDEGHSFPAGSEKGYAEQQEYFVPWHLPYHRAEVSGASAVALASGLAKKDDKKGSVVYNRYYHVFSEGELERLVSGLDNAILVDRFYDKSNWCIILEKTS, from the exons ATGCTCTTTGGTGTTGGAACGGCAAGGTCATTTTGTTTCAAACGAATATATACTGATTCTACTCTCATAGTTGGTTATATTTTCAGTAGAAGAAGTTTTAGTTCAATGAAAGAAGTTGGAATTGAAAGTGCCTCTAGTTTTCCTACATCGCAATCTGTGGGAGAGGCTCCTGTTCTACGTCATGTGTCTGTGAGATCAAAATGCTCTTCGAATGTTCAATCAACCCCAGAAATCGAAAAGAAGTATGTCCATGGTGTTTATGATGCCATTGCTCCCCATTTCAGTTCCACTCGGTTTGCAAAGTGGCCTAAAGTGTCAGCTTTCTTGAGCTCATTATCTCCCGGTTCTCTCATCTTAGACGCTGgatgtggaaatgggaaatactTAGGATTAAATCCTGATTGTTTCTTTATTGGCTGTGACATTAGTGCAGCTCTTATCAATATATGTACAGATAGAGGACATGAAGTGTTGGTTGCAGATGCTGTGAACCTACCATATAGGACTGGTTATGGTGATGCAGCAATTTCTATTGCTGTGTTGCATCACCTAAGTACTGAAAATAGGAGGAGGAAAGCGGTAGAGGAGCTTGTCCGTGTTGTTAAAAAGGGCGGGAGTGTTTTAATTACTGTCTGGGCTAGGGAACAAGAAGACAGGTCATTAATTGAAAAATGGACACCACTTAACCAAAGGTATGTAGAGGAATGGATAGGACCAGGGAGTCCACGAGTTCGCAACCCTTCATCTCCTCGCATCCTTGAAAGCATCCCAGAAGCAGAGGAAAATGGTGCCGGGGAGCGGTTGAAAGGCCTACGTGCAAAGTCTTCAAAAGTAAAATTAGCTGAAGATATGCAGTCAATCTCTCTGGATGAAGGTCATTCTTTCCCTGCTGGATCTGAAAAAGGCTATGCAGAGCAGCAGGAATATTTTGTTCCCTGGCACTTACCTTATCATCGAGCTGAAGTAAGTGGGGCTTCAGCTGTTGCCTTGGCTAGTGGTTTGGCAAAGAAAGATGATAAGAAGGGCTCTGTGGTGTATAATAGATATTACCATGTTTTTAGTGAAGGTGAACTTGAAAG GTTGGTGTCTGGTCTGGATAACGCCATTCTTGTTGATAGATTCTATGATAAATCAAATTGGTGCATCATTCTTGAGAAAACATCGTGA
- the LOC132627449 gene encoding uncharacterized protein LOC132627449 isoform X1, with protein sequence MEKEDAITEAAVNDTATEKEANKPILSNESVKNKVTEPQEENTVNDRIDEQEKKISADNSILHSSNAVKSQVDTNNELEKENSLGENTSSSSLANKNEIDKSDLDQVISPGEVKSLNSEKKVDCVKVDLKSLRETKKSLEEVVYEEEAEPVFDGTEEPLMVVNRSLSARPVHRDSEAQGSVWPDKAVALTNFVRSKSTVAVSTVLRRLSGKSDDGQDVTAEEDKKNAVASQERETQAVSQKTAEWPGWNPLSLIGILRDDTGNRTEEKEVSAEAVLPIAMKGRIILYTRLGCQESRKVRRFLHWKRLGYVEVNIDVYPSRKMELEKIAGDSDVPRVFFNEVLIGGWSDLKSLDESGKLSEKIEYVVDEAPSFEAPLPPLSGEDDLSSSGSIDELAVIVKKMKQSIVLKDRFYKLRRFTNCFLGSEAVDFLSEDQYLEREEAVEFGRKLASNLFLQHVLDENVFEDGNHLYRFLDDDPVVSQCQNIPRGLTEVKPKPIIEISSRLRFLSHAIFEAYASEDGRHVDYRSIHGSEEFARYLRITEELQRVNLKDMPREEKLSFFVNLYNMMAIHAILVWGHPSGPMERRKLFGEFKYVIGGCTYSLSAIQNGILRSNQRPPYNLIKPFGVKDKRLKVVLPYSEPLIHFALVNGTRSGPALRCYSPGNIDKELVEAARDFLRFGGLIVDLSTKVAYVSKILRWFSVDFGKNEVEVLKHAANYLESSVSQALLELLANSQLKVVYQLYDWGLNN encoded by the exons ATGGAAAAAGAAGATGCTATTACAGAGGCTGCAGTCAATGATACTGCTACTGAAAAGGAAGCAAACAAACCCATCCTTAGCAATGAATCTGTAAAAAATAAAGTTACTGAACCGCAGGAGGAAAATACGGTGAATGATCGAATAGATGAACAGGAAAAGAAAATATCTGCAGATAATTCTATTTTACATTCCAGTAATGCTGTGAAGAGTCAGGTTGATACAAATAATGAACTGGAAAAGGAGAATTCTTTAGGTGAAAACACGTCAAGCTCTTCACTTGCTAATAAAAATGAGATTGATAAATCCGACTTAGATCAAGTTATCTCCCCAGGGGAAGTAAAATCGTTGAACAGTGAAAAGAAGGTTGATTGTGTGAAAGTGGACTTAAAAAGTCTCCGCGAAACTAAGAAGAGTCTTGAAGAAGTTGTTTATGAGGAGGAAGCAGAACCCGTATTTGATGGAACAGAAGAACCTTTGATGGTTGTTAATAGGAGTTTGTCAGCCCGTCCTGTACATCGTGACTCAGAGGCACAGGGATCTGTTTGGCCTGATAAGGCAGTGGCTCTTACAAACTTTGTTAGATCGAAGAGTACAGTTGCAGTGAGTACTGTTCTACGTCGCCTTTCTGGTAAAAGTGATGATGGGCAAGATGTTACTGctgaagaagataagaagaatgCTGTTGCATCACAAGAACGTGAAACGCAAGCTGTGTCTCAGAAAACTGCAGAATGGCCTGGGTGGAATCCCCTCAGCTTAATTGGGATTTTACGTGATGATACCGGAAATAGAACCGAGGAGAAGGAGGTCTCAGCAGAAGCAGTTTTACCAATAGCCATGAAGGGAAGGATTATATTGTATACAAGGTTGGGATGCCAGGAAAGTAGAAAGGTAAGGCGTTTTCTACACTGGAAAAGACTCGGATATGTTGAAGTGAACATTGATGTGTATCCTAGTAGAAAGATGGAACTGGAGAAAATTGCTGGTGATTCTGATGTTCCTCGAGTATTCTTTAATGAAGTTCTAATTGGTGGATGGAGTGATCTAAAGAGCTTGGATGAGTCTGGAAAGCTCTCGGAGAAGATTGAATATGTAGTTGATGAAGCTCCATCATTTGAAGCTCCTCTACCACCTCTTTCTGGTGAAGATGATTTGTCTAGTAGTGGGTCTATCGATGAGCTAGCTGTTATTGTTAAAAAAATGAAACAGTCTATTGTTTTAAAAGACCGGTTTTATAAGCTGCGCAGATTCACCAACTGTTTCCTGGGATCAGAAGCTGTGGATTTCCTGTCAGAAGATCAGTACTTGGAAAGAGAAGAG GCTGTTGAATTTGGTAGGAAGCTCGCAAGCAATCTTTTCCTCCAACATGTACTTGA TGAAAATGTGTTTGAAGACGGCAACCATTTGTATCGTTTCCTTGATGATGATCCTGTTGTATCTCAGTGTCAGAACATACCGAGGGGTTTAACAGAAGTGAAGCCCAAACCCATTATAGAAATTTCATCTAGATTGAGATTTTTGTCTCATGCAATCTTTGAAGCTTATGCATCAGAAGATGGAAGGCATGTTGATTATAGAAGTATCCATGGCAGCGAGGAATTTGCAAG GTACTTGAGAATAACTGAGGAGCTTCAAAGAGTGAACTTGAAAGACATGCCCAGGGAGGAGAAGCTTTCCTTTTTTGTTAATCTCTACAACATGATGGCCATTCACGCAATATTGGTTTGGGGACATCCATCTGGACCAATGGAGAGGAGAAAATTGTTTGGAGAGTTCAAATATGTAATTGGTGGGTGCACATATTCACTATCAGCTATCCAGAATGGAATCTTAAGGAGCAATCAGAGACCACCATACAATCTAATCAAGCCGTTTGGAGTTAAAGACAAGCGTCTTAAG GTAGTTCTTCCTTATTCGGAGCCACTTATTCATTTTGCTCTGGTTAATGGTACGCGATCTGGGCCCGCTCTTCGATGCTATTCACCTGGAAACATAGATAAAGAGTTGGTTGAGGCTGCCCGTGACTTCTTAAGATTTGGAGGACTTATTGTTGATCTTAGTACCAAAGTTGCATACGTTAGTAAAATCTTGAGATG GTTTAGTGTTGATTTTGGAAAGAATGAAGTTGAAGTATTGAAACATGCTGCAAATTACTTGGAATCATCGGTATCTCAAGCTTTGCTAGAGTTGCTCGCCAACAGTCAATTGAAGGTGGTGTACCAACTTTATGACTGGGGACTAAATAACTAG
- the LOC132627449 gene encoding uncharacterized protein LOC132627449 isoform X2 gives MEKEDAITEAAVNDTATEKEANKPILSNESVKNKVTEPQEENTVNDRIDEQEKKISADNSILHSSNAVKSQVDTNNELEKENSLGENTSSSSLANKNEIDKSDLDQVISPGEVKSLNSEKKVDCVKVDLKSLRETKKSLEEVVYEEEAEPVFDGTEEPLMVVNRSLSARPVHRDSEAQGSVWPDKAVALTNFVRSKSTVAVSTVLRRLSGKSDDGQDVTAEEDKKNAVASQERETQAVSQKTAEWPGWNPLSLIGILRDDTGNRTEEKEVSAEAVLPIAMKGRIILYTRLGCQESRKVRRFLHWKRLGYVEVNIDVYPSRKMELEKIAGDSDVPRVFFNEVLIGGWSDLKSLDESGKLSEKIEYVVDEAPSFEAPLPPLSGEDDLSSSGSIDELAVIVKKMKQSIVLKDRFYKLRRFTNCFLGSEAVDFLSEDQYLEREEAVEFGRKLASNLFLQHVLDENVFEDGNHLYRFLDDDPVVSQCQNIPRGLTEVKPKPIIEISSRLRFLSHAIFEAYASEDGRHVDYRSIHGSEEFARYLRITEELQRVNLKDMPREEKLSFFVNLYNMMAIHAILVWGHPSGPMERRKLFGEFKYVIGGCTYSLSAIQNGILRSNQRPPYNLIKPFGVKDKRLKEFVFYISLLVCSRSDNILTLDFAPAPLNSCAPEELALIKSPFVSLTWLGMITV, from the exons ATGGAAAAAGAAGATGCTATTACAGAGGCTGCAGTCAATGATACTGCTACTGAAAAGGAAGCAAACAAACCCATCCTTAGCAATGAATCTGTAAAAAATAAAGTTACTGAACCGCAGGAGGAAAATACGGTGAATGATCGAATAGATGAACAGGAAAAGAAAATATCTGCAGATAATTCTATTTTACATTCCAGTAATGCTGTGAAGAGTCAGGTTGATACAAATAATGAACTGGAAAAGGAGAATTCTTTAGGTGAAAACACGTCAAGCTCTTCACTTGCTAATAAAAATGAGATTGATAAATCCGACTTAGATCAAGTTATCTCCCCAGGGGAAGTAAAATCGTTGAACAGTGAAAAGAAGGTTGATTGTGTGAAAGTGGACTTAAAAAGTCTCCGCGAAACTAAGAAGAGTCTTGAAGAAGTTGTTTATGAGGAGGAAGCAGAACCCGTATTTGATGGAACAGAAGAACCTTTGATGGTTGTTAATAGGAGTTTGTCAGCCCGTCCTGTACATCGTGACTCAGAGGCACAGGGATCTGTTTGGCCTGATAAGGCAGTGGCTCTTACAAACTTTGTTAGATCGAAGAGTACAGTTGCAGTGAGTACTGTTCTACGTCGCCTTTCTGGTAAAAGTGATGATGGGCAAGATGTTACTGctgaagaagataagaagaatgCTGTTGCATCACAAGAACGTGAAACGCAAGCTGTGTCTCAGAAAACTGCAGAATGGCCTGGGTGGAATCCCCTCAGCTTAATTGGGATTTTACGTGATGATACCGGAAATAGAACCGAGGAGAAGGAGGTCTCAGCAGAAGCAGTTTTACCAATAGCCATGAAGGGAAGGATTATATTGTATACAAGGTTGGGATGCCAGGAAAGTAGAAAGGTAAGGCGTTTTCTACACTGGAAAAGACTCGGATATGTTGAAGTGAACATTGATGTGTATCCTAGTAGAAAGATGGAACTGGAGAAAATTGCTGGTGATTCTGATGTTCCTCGAGTATTCTTTAATGAAGTTCTAATTGGTGGATGGAGTGATCTAAAGAGCTTGGATGAGTCTGGAAAGCTCTCGGAGAAGATTGAATATGTAGTTGATGAAGCTCCATCATTTGAAGCTCCTCTACCACCTCTTTCTGGTGAAGATGATTTGTCTAGTAGTGGGTCTATCGATGAGCTAGCTGTTATTGTTAAAAAAATGAAACAGTCTATTGTTTTAAAAGACCGGTTTTATAAGCTGCGCAGATTCACCAACTGTTTCCTGGGATCAGAAGCTGTGGATTTCCTGTCAGAAGATCAGTACTTGGAAAGAGAAGAG GCTGTTGAATTTGGTAGGAAGCTCGCAAGCAATCTTTTCCTCCAACATGTACTTGA TGAAAATGTGTTTGAAGACGGCAACCATTTGTATCGTTTCCTTGATGATGATCCTGTTGTATCTCAGTGTCAGAACATACCGAGGGGTTTAACAGAAGTGAAGCCCAAACCCATTATAGAAATTTCATCTAGATTGAGATTTTTGTCTCATGCAATCTTTGAAGCTTATGCATCAGAAGATGGAAGGCATGTTGATTATAGAAGTATCCATGGCAGCGAGGAATTTGCAAG GTACTTGAGAATAACTGAGGAGCTTCAAAGAGTGAACTTGAAAGACATGCCCAGGGAGGAGAAGCTTTCCTTTTTTGTTAATCTCTACAACATGATGGCCATTCACGCAATATTGGTTTGGGGACATCCATCTGGACCAATGGAGAGGAGAAAATTGTTTGGAGAGTTCAAATATGTAATTGGTGGGTGCACATATTCACTATCAGCTATCCAGAATGGAATCTTAAGGAGCAATCAGAGACCACCATACAATCTAATCAAGCCGTTTGGAGTTAAAGACAAGCGTCTTAAG GAGTTTGTATTTTACATCAGTCTGTTGGTCTGCTCTCGAAGCGACAACATATTAACTTTAGATTTTGCACCAGCACCACTAAATAGTTGCGCACCTGAAGAGCTAGCTCTGATTAAGTCTCCATTTGTTTCTTTAACCTGGTTGGGTATGATTACTGTGTGA